From the genome of Pseudosulfitobacter sp. DSM 107133, one region includes:
- a CDS encoding sarcosine oxidase subunit alpha yields the protein MSQYRVSGRGRVDTARPVTFTFDGKSYTGAQGDTVASALLANGVHLMGRSFKYHRPRGAVAAGSEEPNALIGTRRGAGQFEPNTRATVQEIWNGLETNSQNKFPSLKFDVGAVNDAAYMLFSAGFYYKTFMWPKSFWDKVYEPFIRAAAGLGVSPSEEDPDHYASRYLHCDVLIVGAGPSGLAAARAAAVDGLKVVVVDENAEAGGTLLSEPQAQINGSSAWDWLADELDALKDLGVRIMTRTTAIGYYHQNMVGLCEKLTDHLQQLPADTPRERLWRVRAERVVLAQGALEKPLVFHGNDRPGVMLAGSAQTYLNRYGVLVGQRPVVLTSHDSAWFAAFDLADAGAQVQAIVDTRADVSEDLLAGARQRGIATKLSHTATATGGRLRVSSIRINPVQGGQVAAGANIACDAVLMSGGWTPSLHLFSHTKGSLAWDDDRTTFLPGNTPENCTIAGASRGLWGIEAAFADGAERGREVAAQLGKTAATVAYDIKADRIGSGVSHKELPTDRSPGKAKAFVDYQNDVTAKDLRLAVREGMRSIEHVKRYTTNGMATDQGKMSNINGLNIAADALGKKQPEVGLTTFRPPYTPTTFGAFAGYHRGSHFEVSRKTRIDTWADENGAVFEPVSQWRRAWYFPKTGESMDAAVARECAATRESIGIFDASTLGKIEVVGPDAVEFMNRMYTNPWTKLGVGRCRYGLLLGDDGYIRDDGVIGRLGQDKFHVTTTTGGAARVLGMMEDYLQTEWPDLNVWLTSTTEHWSTIALNGPNAAKLLAPLVEGVELTEEAFPHMSCVECTVAGMPARLFRVSFTGEIGFEVNVPAPMGRKLWEVLWEAGQQYGITAYGTETMHVLRAEKGYIIVGQDTDGTVTPYDAGMGWAVGKSKPDFVGMRGLARPDLVAEGRKQLVGLLTEDGSKLEEGAQIVFDPAQAIPMTMVGHVTSSYDTGTTGRPIALALVAGGHGRMGETVHIPMPDRTIAAKITNPIFFDPENTRLKI from the coding sequence ATGAGCCAGTACCGCGTTTCCGGTCGTGGCCGCGTCGATACCGCGCGCCCTGTGACCTTTACCTTTGACGGCAAATCCTACACCGGCGCGCAGGGTGATACCGTGGCGTCGGCGCTGCTGGCCAATGGCGTGCACCTGATGGGCCGGTCCTTCAAATATCACCGCCCGCGTGGTGCCGTCGCCGCAGGTTCGGAAGAGCCCAACGCGCTGATCGGCACCCGCCGTGGCGCTGGCCAGTTCGAACCCAACACCCGCGCCACAGTGCAAGAGATCTGGAATGGTCTTGAAACCAATTCGCAGAACAAATTCCCCAGCCTGAAATTCGACGTCGGCGCGGTGAACGACGCGGCCTATATGCTGTTTTCGGCGGGTTTTTATTACAAGACCTTCATGTGGCCCAAAAGCTTTTGGGACAAAGTGTACGAGCCGTTCATTCGTGCGGCGGCCGGTCTGGGCGTTTCGCCCAGCGAAGAAGACCCCGACCATTACGCCTCGCGGTATCTGCATTGCGATGTGCTGATCGTCGGCGCTGGTCCTTCGGGTCTGGCGGCGGCGCGCGCTGCTGCGGTTGACGGGCTCAAGGTTGTGGTGGTTGACGAAAACGCCGAGGCCGGCGGCACGCTGCTGTCCGAACCGCAGGCGCAGATCAACGGCAGTTCCGCATGGGACTGGCTGGCGGATGAGCTTGACGCGTTGAAGGATTTGGGCGTGCGGATCATGACCCGCACCACGGCCATCGGCTATTACCACCAGAACATGGTGGGCTTGTGCGAAAAGCTGACCGACCACTTGCAGCAGCTGCCCGCGGACACCCCGCGTGAACGTCTGTGGCGTGTGCGTGCCGAACGCGTTGTGCTGGCGCAGGGCGCGCTGGAAAAGCCGCTGGTGTTCCATGGCAACGACCGCCCCGGCGTGATGCTGGCAGGGTCGGCGCAGACCTATCTGAACCGCTATGGCGTGCTGGTGGGCCAGCGTCCTGTTGTGCTGACCTCGCATGACAGCGCATGGTTTGCCGCCTTTGATCTGGCCGATGCCGGTGCCCAGGTGCAGGCGATTGTCGACACCCGCGCAGATGTCAGCGAAGACCTGTTGGCGGGTGCCCGTCAACGCGGTATCGCCACCAAGCTGTCGCACACCGCCACAGCGACCGGCGGTCGTTTGCGGGTGTCTTCGATCCGCATTAACCCCGTGCAAGGCGGTCAGGTTGCTGCGGGCGCGAACATCGCATGTGACGCGGTGCTGATGTCGGGCGGCTGGACGCCTTCGCTGCACCTGTTCTCGCACACCAAGGGCTCGCTTGCCTGGGACGATGACCGCACCACATTCCTGCCGGGCAACACGCCCGAAAACTGCACCATCGCCGGCGCAAGCCGCGGGCTGTGGGGCATTGAAGCGGCCTTTGCCGATGGCGCTGAACGGGGCCGTGAAGTGGCTGCCCAACTGGGCAAGACAGCCGCGACCGTGGCCTATGATATCAAGGCCGACCGCATCGGATCAGGTGTGTCGCACAAGGAACTGCCCACCGATCGCAGCCCGGGCAAGGCAAAGGCCTTTGTCGATTATCAGAACGACGTGACCGCCAAAGACCTGCGTCTGGCCGTGCGTGAAGGGATGCGTTCGATTGAACACGTCAAGCGCTACACCACCAATGGCATGGCGACCGATCAGGGCAAGATGTCCAACATCAACGGGTTGAACATTGCCGCCGACGCGCTTGGCAAAAAGCAGCCCGAAGTTGGTCTGACCACCTTCCGTCCGCCCTATACGCCGACCACATTCGGAGCTTTTGCAGGCTATCACCGTGGCAGCCATTTCGAAGTGTCGCGCAAGACACGGATCGATACCTGGGCCGATGAAAACGGCGCGGTTTTCGAACCGGTCAGCCAGTGGCGCCGGGCCTGGTATTTCCCAAAGACGGGCGAAAGCATGGACGCCGCCGTGGCGCGCGAATGTGCCGCGACCCGTGAAAGCATCGGGATTTTCGATGCCTCGACACTGGGCAAGATCGAAGTCGTGGGGCCGGATGCGGTTGAGTTCATGAACCGCATGTACACCAACCCGTGGACCAAACTGGGCGTGGGGCGCTGCCGCTATGGCCTGTTGCTGGGCGACGACGGCTATATCCGCGACGACGGCGTGATCGGGCGTCTGGGGCAGGACAAATTCCACGTCACCACCACCACCGGTGGCGCGGCGCGGGTGCTGGGCATGATGGAGGATTACCTTCAGACCGAGTGGCCCGACCTGAATGTCTGGCTCACCTCGACCACCGAACACTGGTCGACCATCGCGCTGAACGGTCCGAACGCGGCCAAATTGCTGGCGCCGCTGGTCGAGGGCGTCGAGCTGACGGAAGAAGCCTTCCCGCACATGTCCTGTGTGGAATGCACTGTCGCGGGCATGCCTGCGCGGCTGTTCCGGGTCAGCTTTACCGGCGAAATCGGCTTTGAGGTCAACGTGCCTGCGCCCATGGGGCGCAAGCTGTGGGAAGTGTTGTGGGAGGCAGGCCAGCAGTATGGCATCACCGCCTATGGCACGGAAACCATGCACGTTTTGCGCGCCGAAAAGGGCTATATCATCGTCGGTCAGGACACCGACGGCACGGTTACCCCTTATGACGCCGGAATGGGCTGGGCCGTGGGCAAGTCCAAGCCAGACTTTGTCGGTATGCGCGGCCTTGCCCGCCCCGATCTGGTGGCCGAAGGGCGCAAACAGCTGGTCGGTCTGCTGACCGAGGACGGCAGCAAGCTGGAAGAGGGCGCGCAGATCGTCTTTGATCCGGCGCAAGCCATACCGATGACAATGGTGGGGCATGTGACCTCGTCTTATGACACCGGCACAACCGGACGGCCCATCGCGCTGGCGTTGGTTGCGGGTGGTCACGGCCGTATGGGCGAAACCGTCCATATCCCGATGCCCGACCGCACCATTGCGGCAAAGATCACCAATCCGATCTTTTTCGATCCCGAAAACACCCGTCTGAAGATCTGA
- a CDS encoding sarcosine oxidase subunit delta, with amino-acid sequence MLLIHCPYCAETLPELEFTYAGEAHIVRPENPSATTDEEWESFLFLRANVKGPHFERWRHAHGCGRFFNAVRDTVSDKFLTTYEAGAPRPDLSSLSESQK; translated from the coding sequence ATGCTTCTGATTCATTGCCCCTATTGCGCCGAGACGCTGCCCGAGCTCGAATTCACCTATGCCGGCGAAGCGCATATCGTGCGCCCCGAAAACCCCTCTGCGACAACCGATGAGGAATGGGAAAGCTTCCTGTTTCTGCGCGCGAACGTGAAGGGGCCGCATTTTGAACGCTGGCGGCATGCCCACGGTTGCGGCCGCTTCTTCAATGCTGTGCGCGACACCGTGTCCGACAAGTTCCTTACCACCTACGAGGCGGGCGCTCCGCGTCCCGACCTGTCCAGCCTGAGTGAGTCCCAGAAATGA
- a CDS encoding sarcosine oxidase subunit beta family protein: MTRFNAFSLLKNALSGNKNWTEQWPDSQPKAEYDVIIVGAGGHGLGAAYYLASQHGITNVAVIDKGWLGGGNTGRNTTIIRSNYLYDESARMFDHALDLWQGLSQELNYNVMYSNRGVLMLAHNVHDVQSFKRHVHANRLNGVDNQWLTPEECKEYCPPINIAQNARYPVMGGALQERAGTARHDAVAWGYARGAAALGVDIIQNCAVDAIRRNADGSVAGVETAKGFIKAKKVAVSAAGHTSVVMDTAGVRLPLESYPLQALVSEPVKPVFPCVVMSNAVHAYCSQSDKGELVIGSGTDQYTSYSQRGGLPLIEHTVAAISEVFPIFNRMRMLRKWGGIVDNTPDRSPIVGKTPVKGLYVNCGWGTGGFKATPGAAHTFAWTVAKDEPHAINAPFTLDRFRTGRLIDEAAAAAVAH; the protein is encoded by the coding sequence ATGACACGTTTTAACGCCTTCAGCCTTCTGAAAAACGCCCTGTCGGGCAACAAGAACTGGACCGAGCAGTGGCCGGACAGCCAGCCGAAAGCCGAGTATGACGTGATTATCGTCGGTGCCGGCGGCCATGGTCTGGGTGCGGCCTATTATCTTGCCAGCCAGCACGGCATTACCAATGTCGCAGTCATCGACAAGGGTTGGCTGGGCGGTGGCAACACCGGACGCAACACCACCATCATCCGGTCCAACTATCTTTATGATGAAAGTGCGCGGATGTTCGACCATGCGCTCGACCTTTGGCAGGGTCTGAGCCAGGAGCTGAACTATAACGTCATGTATTCAAACCGTGGCGTGCTGATGCTGGCGCACAATGTGCATGATGTTCAAAGCTTCAAGCGTCACGTTCACGCCAACCGTCTGAACGGTGTCGACAACCAGTGGCTGACACCGGAAGAGTGCAAGGAATACTGCCCGCCGATCAACATTGCCCAGAACGCCCGCTATCCTGTCATGGGCGGCGCGCTGCAAGAACGCGCGGGCACGGCACGTCACGATGCTGTGGCCTGGGGCTATGCCCGTGGCGCAGCGGCGCTGGGTGTCGATATTATTCAGAACTGTGCCGTTGACGCGATCCGGCGCAACGCCGACGGGTCTGTCGCAGGTGTCGAAACGGCCAAGGGCTTTATCAAAGCCAAGAAGGTTGCCGTTTCTGCTGCGGGCCACACCTCTGTGGTCATGGACACGGCCGGTGTGCGCCTGCCGCTGGAAAGCTACCCGTTGCAAGCGCTGGTGTCAGAGCCGGTCAAGCCGGTCTTCCCCTGCGTGGTCATGTCGAATGCGGTGCACGCCTATTGCAGCCAGTCCGACAAGGGCGAGCTGGTGATCGGGTCGGGTACGGACCAATACACCAGCTACAGCCAGCGCGGCGGCCTGCCGTTGATCGAACACACCGTCGCGGCAATTTCCGAAGTGTTCCCGATCTTCAACCGGATGCGGATGCTGCGCAAATGGGGTGGGATCGTCGACAACACACCCGACCGCTCGCCGATCGTCGGCAAAACGCCTGTCAAAGGGCTTTATGTCAACTGCGGTTGGGGCACCGGCGGGTTCAAGGCCACACCGGGTGCGGCGCATACCTTTGCCTGGACCGTCGCCAAGGACGAACCCCACGCGATCAACGCGCCCTTCACCCTGGACCGTTTCCGCACCGGCCGTCTGATCGACGAAGCCGCCGCCGCCGCTGTCGCTCACTGA